The Bacteroidales bacterium genomic interval TTTCAATTAGCATCCGTCAGCAAACAATTTACCGCCGCTGCCATCATGAAATTGAAACAGGATAATTTGCTCGATTATGATGATAATGTTTACTCATATATTCCTGATTTTCCATATAAGGAAGTTACAATCAAACAACTACTGAATCATACTGCCGGCATGTTCAATTACATGTATCTTCTTGAAAATAACTGGAATAATGAAAATAAATTTGCAAATAATGATACATTAATGCGAATGATATCGAAATCTGGATTACCGCTTTATTTTACTCCGGGTAAACGTTTTGATTATTCAAACACTGGTTACGCGGTTTTGGCTTCGATAGTTGAGCATATCAGCAATAAATCTTTTCAAGATTTTATGGATGAAAATTTCTTTACTCCCTTAGGAATGAAAAACACTTATGTTTCAACCGGAACTAATATCACAGATAATTCCGTAAATGGATTTGTTCGTTATAGAAGTCGTCTTTATCCCTATGAATACACTATTCACGATGGAATTGCCGGAGACAAAGGAATTTATTCTACATCATGGGATATGTATAAATGGGATAAATCCCTTTATAATTATAAAGTCTTATCGAAAGAAATTTTGGAAGAGGCTTTTAATCCTACAGTTATCAACAAAAGGAAAGTTGTTCCTTACGGTTATGGGTTTAGATTGAAAGAAGAAAACGGACAAAAAGTTGTTTATCATAACGGTATGTGGGAAGGTTTCAGAATTAACTATTATCGTTATCCCGAAATGAAAAATACAATTTTAGTTATGAATAATTGTGGTTTTAATGTAAGTTCATTAACATCAAAAATCAAATCTATTGTCAACAATATCGAAAGCGAAGAAATTGGAACTAAATTTGTAATTAACAGTATTTTAAACGGAAATTTAGAAGTCGCAAAATACGCATATTATCTTGCCAAGTATGAAGATAATTTTAGTCAGGAAAAATTTGACTCTATAACAGAGTATTTATGGGAGAAAAAATATTACCAATATTATAATGATTTTATTTTCATTATACCAAAGACTTTTTAAAGCGAAATACTTTTTATACAATAGAACAAAGAATTAACATACTACAGGTCTATACTTTGTATTATTATGAGTTCCTAAAACACTTAACTCCACCCTACTATATCCAATTAATATATAACATTTATAATCCAGATATAATTAATTACCTATATCCGCTTAATGTAAAAACATTCCGGCAGCCATTCTTAAACAAACCATACATTCCTGTTCCCAATAATATTTTCGATATAAATTCCTAATTAATAAAAACCGATGTGTTTATTTAAGTAAAATCAGTCAGTAAAATGATTCCCGTTACATTCCCTCACGGACCTATTCCTCACCATCATCCTTGGCAGCCTTAATCTGATTCTTAATTATATAAATCAAATCCGAATTCTCCTGCTGCAAATTCCTTACATGGT includes:
- a CDS encoding beta-lactamase family protein — translated: MKNHRILVFIFSIFVFIILIFYPNQSIVVEAPEYQNKILTEDLLNINLILNSETSQIIDETLNRYCKITGFNGVVMIVNNGDLVFNKAYGYANTGKDKIPMATDMPFQLASVSKQFTAAAIMKLKQDNLLDYDDNVYSYIPDFPYKEVTIKQLLNHTAGMFNYMYLLENNWNNENKFANNDTLMRMISKSGLPLYFTPGKRFDYSNTGYAVLASIVEHISNKSFQDFMDENFFTPLGMKNTYVSTGTNITDNSVNGFVRYRSRLYPYEYTIHDGIAGDKGIYSTSWDMYKWDKSLYNYKVLSKEILEEAFNPTVINKRKVVPYGYGFRLKEENGQKVVYHNGMWEGFRINYYRYPEMKNTILVMNNCGFNVSSLTSKIKSIVNNIESEEIGTKFVINSILNGNLEVAKYAYYLAKYEDNFSQEKFDSITEYLWEKKYYQYYNDFIFIIPKTF